The genomic segment TGCCTGTGAAATCTTGCTTAAAGGTGTGTGGCCTCAGTTTAAAATTCTGGTGGGAATATAGAATTTGAAGCACTGACTGGTAGCAGTTGGGCTGTGTTGGTGAGGCAGCATGAGAAGGGCATGCCTTCATGCCTAGCCTGCAGTGTACTTCCACTTTTGAAACCTCTAGCCCAGCACTTCACACGACCAGCCTGTTCTGCAGTGTTTTATTAGCCAAGTAATGCTAAAGACTGTGCTAAAGACTGAAGAAGAAGTGAAACAGAGCTTAtactttaattctttttttaacctaGCAAATTTCTACCTGCATCTTAGCcactattatttttccttccatgcTCCTAGATTCAAAAGACCCTAACTTTGTGGAAAAACAGACCAAAATCTACATAGAGATGTGCTCTCATCTCTGCACAATAAGCCCGTTGCACAAATCAGGGCACTTCTCGGAGGACACAAAAATTGTTGCCTTTCACATCACTCAGGCAAAATCTGTTCTAATATGGGCCCAACTGTAATACAAAATAATGATGCCCATGGAAATTCAGACCTTGAAAAACTGAATATTCACATCCTTACTGACACActgcaaatacatttgaaaCCGTCTTGTTTCCCAGGATAATAGCTACATAATTAGGCTAAGCCTTCACACTTTCTCTTTGAACCCATTGGATTTATTTACCAAAAATCTTTGCATAGTTATGCCCAGCAAATGTCTTGGAGAACCGTTTGTAACAAAATTCAAAGCTTAAATAGTGGGATTCACTCTTGACTAAGTACTGGCTTTTATTCAAACTGAGAGCTGCTCATACTTCATCCCTTGCAGCCTCTTTAAATCCTCTGTTTGACAAATTGAAGGTGCCATGCAGGTTCTAATACACATTACACAAAAAGGGCTATTATAAAATTCCGGACTTTTTCTCGTTTGCATGACAAAGGGGGAATGGCAAATCCTCCAACTGGACCACATAATCACTCTCCTGTGAAAAGCCTACAATCCACatcctctgttttcttcttagcTGAGCTTCAACTGTGTTTGGccaataattttattttaggtGTGAAGCCCATAAATCACCTTCCAATACACATTGGACAGTGCAGAGTCCTGGTAGGTTAGATATCAGCACAGGAAAAATTGCATCCGGATCTGGGAAAGCTGGGGCAATCAggcattttcatttcaagttCTCATGTTCTTTTGAAGAACCCTCACTACACGGTAGGACCACTCTCTGGAGAAAAGACTAATTGGATGGATAAAGGTTTATAGGATCAGGTTTTCTTTATACCCAGGTGACTGTAACTCTATAAACATAACAAATCCACCGCTGGAACTGAGGCAGCCGACGCTTAGCGTATCTGAAGGAAACTTTGTCAGCCACTTGAACATTGCTTAGATACAGTTTGGGACCCAAAGCCTCTGAAGCATTTCATTGTGTCCTATTGCATTTGTGTCCACTGCATTTGTCCTATCCCCCAGGTATCAATAATGTGTAGTTCACTGGGGAGGCGGTCCTGAGGGTACAGCCAGGCCTACAGAGCCTTCCTAACGGGCTGAGAGGATCACAAaggtttcagaaaaaaaaaccctttcctcCTCTTATTCACAAGAGCAGAAGTTTTTGACACTAGTTGAAGCTGAGGTGATCAAATGAAGTGAATATTTTTCATTGCTATTTGTGTCTTGGGAATGAATATAACAGAAAATATTGATTCATTCAGAGAAAGATGCTAcacaaaaggaaacattaaaGAATGTACTGCCCTGAGCCCTGCACAAACTGTTAGTTTGTAGCCTATGTTTCCATTTTAGCCTTAAAGCTCCATTCAGCTGAATGAGGTGCCCCTTTAACATCTAATGGAGGCTTTGTCATGTTTAAGGGGATAAGTTTCTTAAAAGGTTATGAAGACAAAATGAGCAGTGTTTAGGCTCTTTCAAACAGCTTTGTTGCCTTCCTCTTTGTATGAAACAGGCTGCCTTGGCTGACACTTGCTTTAATGGGGGTTGAGCCTCAGTGGTGTGCTTTTGTACAAGTTCCTTACCTCAGGTTCTCCAGCCAGAGTTTTCTCAGGGCTCATCATTCAGCTTGGACATTACATGAAACTGGACCAGCAGTAAAACATTTATGGAGACATCAAAAATCCAAAGAGCTTTTGATACTGAAGACACCTGTATGTATGCTCAGGCATGTTACTGCTGCAGAGGATGAGAATCTGCCCCAAGTACCATTGCTCCTTCACACTTTTATCAATCACATGTTGTTTTTTTGAATTCACTTCTCCAGGGACTGGTTTAAAAAATAGGGTTCTGCATCTTATGCCAGCAAGGAGCAAGGAAGCAAAGGATGTGAGCTTCAGTTTTAAAGGCTGACTTCAAGGCATACATCCATTCACCTCCCTTCACCCTGCCTCCACCAGCCTCCAGGTTGGCTTTGCTTTCTAGACACAGCTTTCTAGTGTGGTTGTTAATAGTGCTCAAAATACCAATATTCTTCATCCATGTCACGGTTTCTTTTGTTCACTGAAAGGTGATCTGCCTTCACATAAAACCTCCTTCTTTTAAGCACAAGTGTTATGAAGCCCACAGGATTCCATAAAGAGTGATGGGACATTTTTCTAAAATGTCATGCCTGTACATCTTCCACTTTCTGTGATTCAGAAGTGGTGTAAATGGCCATAAACCACTCAACTGCTATGATTCACTGCCCCAATTCAGACGCTTGATACAAACATTCAGATATCAAAGCAGTACCTAGCCCCccaaaaaagattttaaatgatttttttagtgCTTGCCATAAAGATGGACTTCCAGCTAAAGCATTATTCTCCTGATTGATACTGTTTATTTTAGGCAGCAAATCCCAGTGGTAAAGATTGACACTTCCTTTAAGAATCGTATGGAGCAGTGCATAAAGTGATGTAGTCTGCAGATGTGTTTCCTCCCTGACCTAGGCTGAACAGGAGACACTGATCACTCAGAGGTTTGCTGGGCAAAAGTTTACAGAGAATTACAGAAAGATggaaacttcttccctgtgatgGAATCTGGAAGCTCCCCTAAATCTTCTTGTATTAACTTTGCAGTAAAAGGTGTTAAACTGGCATGTGTGTACCGACGGGGAGTGATCCTTTCAAGTCCTCTGCTTCGTCCCCACATGTGGAATTTGTTGTGCCAGTGGGACGAGGCTGGCTATAAAACCCCAGCACGGGGAAcctccatcctgctccagcagcctgatCACCACGTCTCTGCCGAGAGCAGCCTGGGGAGATCACCCCCTTTGCCTCTGCCAGGCAGGCGTCTGCTTTGCTGACAGAGGAGGATGGACGCCAGGGTCACTCGGATGCTCTATGTGCTTTGCCTGATCATCACGGTCCAAGCCTTTACCCAGGAAGGATTCAAGGAGGTGTTGCTGAAGCAGCTGGGGCTCTCTGAGGTCCCTACATTTCATAAGAGGGACTTGGTGGATTTAGTTATCCCAGACCACGTAACGAACAGATACATCTCCATGCTGAAGCGCCACAGGGTGAAGCGCCGAGCTTTGCCGAGCCTGGCTGGCATCCTCAGGGGCACCCCTGGCAACGCAGGTAACATTTCTCCCGCCGCTATCGCTGTCAGAAACTCACAAAGTCCTGTGCCACTGCCAGGGGCAGCTGTGTGGGGGTAGGGGCAAACCCGTGGCAGGGATGAGGCTTGGGTCTGGCCTCAAACCCGAGCTGGGTAGAAGAGGTGCATGTAACGGTAGCTTAAAGATGAATGTGCGCTAGCAAATCCTTGCACCTGGAGAGGGCGTCCCACGATCCTTGCAAAGGGCAAGCTGCCGCTGGAGCCTAATAGAAgaggcacctggcacccaggcAATATTTTTTGACAGATTGAAAAATCATGTTAAAAAACAAGTCAGTAGAAAGTGCAGACCTTGCAGATTTGGAGTCAAAACTCCAGAAATCCCTCTGGTAGGAATCACACCTCTTTGAGGATGTTTCATTCTcccctgtcttttttttttctgtctgggaAAAATATCAAGAAGGAAATCAGCTGTGCAGACACAACACTTAGAGCTTGTTTCACTTTCAAAGGACATGCATAGCACCCTTGGCAGCAGATGAAAACAGTTTATCGTTGCAAGCAGTGcagctttctgctttcatgCCCAGCACTGGCACAAATAGATGTGCACCCCTCGGAGTTTGCTCCAGTTGGGGTCAAATTATACAGGGCATTTCTTTCCTCCAGATTGCAGAGACTCAGAAGAATTAGGGCATTTGCAAGACACTGATTGGAGCATGCATTAGAAAAGGTGTGTTTAGTGACTGTCCCAGCCACAGGGGCTGGATGTGGGCGTGGAAGGAGTGTGTTGTGATGATAATTATGGACAAAGTGTGGGGGCTTTGCTCACCAGGATGGCAATGACAGGctgtctttttttgttcccAACTTTCACAGGCCTGACAGCAGAAGCCTTCTACTCTGACTCCACCACTCGCCAGCATCTGATCTTTGACATGGAGGGCAGAATACCTAAAAACAGTGAAGTGACAATGGCTGAACTGAAGCTCTTCAAAAAGCCTCTGGACAGAGCAAACCTGCCTGTCAAGCAGCCTCACAGGCCCGTCTCCAACGCCAGAGTCAGCGTGTACTGGGTGCAACGGCATCACGATGGTACCAACAGGACTTCCCTGATAGACTCCAGGTAAGAAAGGGACCTCTCCTGAAGGCAGGGCTCTAGGTACAGGGCATGGGTCTTGTGGGCCGGGTTTGGGTGTCATGTGTTTGTGCCTTTAGTCAGTCTGATGGGGTTACATCTGTACAATCAGGCTCTACATCCCTTAAACCTAGAATAAGTTTGTGTCAGGTGATGCCATGTACTGCTAGGTCTTCCCCTCTAAAACTCTCTACCTGGTTCACTTCTCTCTCTAATACACCTGGCTTCCTGGATGCTGGTACTCATTCCATTGGCCATCTCATTAGCTGGTTTAAGTAGGGAAATTATGCAAAATGCATCTGATTCTATAGCCTTGAGCTCTGTGGAAGCTTTACAACCCTTGAAGGCAGAATTAGACCCCTTCAAGGTAGAATTAGACATCAAACCAATTTTCTGGGTGGGTAGAAACTTAGAGCCCTAATGCCTCTAGGACAGGAGCAGGTGGGAGTAGTGGTGTTGACCACTACTACTCAGGCTGCACATAATCCTGCACTGCCATGTTTCTGAATGGGCATGAATTAACACCTTGACATGAGCATGCACAGAGGGGTTTATTAAACCCTTCAGTGTCCGTTAGATCTACACTCTTCTTTTTAAGAGCGAGTTAATTGCCGTGGGTGCCGGCCCAGAGTGCTGAGCAGAAATTACGGTGTGATCGAGGCACATGACAATCTAAGGGAAGCAGATTATTCTGCTGTGGTAACAGCGCCGTGAGCCCAGGCTTTATCTGATGGGCTGTTCTCTAATGCCAAGCCCTTGTCGTGCAGGCTGGTTCCTATCCGCGAGTCGGGCTGGAGGAACTTTGATGTGACGCAGGCCGTGCATTACTGGCTGCGAAACAAGAGGCGGGAGCCAATGTTCCTGGAGGTCTGGATTGAAGGAGAAAGAGCCGGCAGCCACGCCTCGGAGATGGCCAAAGCCGTGCACTTCACCTCTCAGGACCCCAAGGACAAAGCCCTAGGCAAACCTGAGCTAGTGCTTTACACCCTTGACTTGGAAGACTATGGGTACGTATGAAACCTAAATCCATACATAAACAATCCAAAGCTACACGTTTCCAGTGTAACTTTACCCTTGAATTACTGTATCGTGTGTGCCAGCCAGCCCAGGGCGTGTGGTTCTTGCCACTGCAATTAAACCCCTGTGAAAGAAGGAGTTAAAAAGTTGCTGCTGAATcacacctctcctcttcctgtgTTTGTAGTCTGAATACTCAAACACAACCCATGCCCAGGAAATGTCTCAGGGCACACCTGTGCTATTAATGTAGGGGGTGGAGGTCTGAGGATTACTTCTTCCAGTTTCCAGTTAGGGCATCAGTTCTTGTTTCTCTCTTGACACAGGGGCCCTGGGGACTGCCCGGAGGAGGCGGTGGCAGGGAAATTCACCTGCTGCCGGCAGAAACACTACATCAGCTTCCGTGAGCTCTCCTGGGCGCAGCACTGGATCATCGAGCCGGCCGGGTACCAGGCTTACCGCTGctcagggggctgcaggcagcctcCCAGCCTGCTGCGGCGCTTCGGCTACAGGGAGCGCACCTGCGCCGTGGCAGAGACCTCCCCGCTCCCCATGATCTACCTTGTCAAGAGGGGCAACCGCACTGAGATCCAGGTGGCCGAGTTTCCCAACATGGTCGTGGAGAAGTGCAGCTGCGTCACTAATGGTGTGGCACTGGTGTGAGATGCGGGCGGCCGCCTGGGATGTCACCCGCCCCCCCGATTCCCCACAGCCCGgctcggggctgccccggggccaTGAAGGTCCCAGGGGACCCCCAGACAGCCACCCGCAAgggtcagcagcagctggggctgctaCCCCGCAAAGAGGGTGCACTTAATGGCACTGTCCACATAGATGGGCTCATAGGACCCTCCATCACCACAAAAACCTATATGAGGGGCACCTATGGAGCCTGATGCTTCTCGGGGCCCCCTTCAATGCTCTTCAAATTTAATTGAATTCAGAACCACATCCAATTTCTTTCAGTCCCCATCCCAGAGTATTGCAAACAGCTGCAGGCAAAGGAGGAGTGATCATCACCAGGTGAAGCAGCAATGCATGGGTTCAGTTTTTCATTGGTAGACTCTTGGTTTTGGTCCTCATCTGTCCAAGTCATGCTTATGGTGAATTGAAGAGCAGAAGCACTTATGTGTATATATTGTGTATACATACAGAGACACATGTACATATGTACAGTGTACAAGTATACGTGTGTGTTGCCCACACACATATTGGATCCATAAGTATTGtctacatacatacatatatgtacatAAAGCAGTCTCTAGAGCTGAAACGTATATATGTGCACATGTATTGTATGcatatataaatacacacatgtacatCGAATGTTATCGGGAACTCAAACCATTACATTTTTGGCCCCTGCACCACGGAGTTAACAACAGGTACAGGCAGAGTCCTAAGTCAATGAGAATGTTAGGACTTGGGTTTGCTCCCATGAGTAACAGTTTGCAGATTCAGATCCTTATTTTTCTGGTTGTGTGTTACAGTTATTTAAATTCAGGGATGTTTTCCAAATATTGTGTGTTTTCAAActcaaagaaataataaaatacaattaTTAAGGGAGTCATGTGTTTGCTTCTATTTATTCTCAGGTCTAAAAGTGGAGGGAAAAGAACCTGTCATATTTCAGAATGTACCCTAGTGCCCAGCTCCTATCAGCACACTCACAGTAACAGCTCCTGTTACCTGTGTGATCCTGCCTGCTCCTGGTGAAGCTCCAGAGATTGGGGCTGAGCTGAATCAGCAGATGAGTAGAGCACttccccctgagctgctgcacagtTTAAGCTGGCACTTTCTTGAAACAGAAAACCTAAAAACATGTGACAGGCAAGAGGTGATGCTCTGGTGTGAGCTGCAGCATTGCAGTGCCAGAACCTGTAGGCAATCAGCTGGAGCTGTAGTGAAGAGGGAGATgagctgcctttcccctcctcaCTTCCCAGGTGAAATGTTTTAACCCTAACCCTTCCTTATGGACATCTAACCAACACTGCCCTGGAGAAATGCAGTGATAATGTGGTTTAATCCCTCTTTGAACTGTACTGAGCTGCTGGCCAGAGTGTCACCAATGATAATGAACTGTACTGAACTGCTGGCCAGAGTGTCACCAATCATAATGATTTCCACACTTAGTGTCAGACTCCTCTCTGTTGTTCATAATCTGTTGAGATACTGGTGGCTCTGGGGATGAAGTGGTCTCTGATCTTCTGTGGGACTGGTCCCCAAGGAGAACTGGCTGCTGGTGGAAGGTCTCTGAAATGAGTTTTTCTGGCTAGACAGAGTGACCATGAGCCATGGACCGGGGGAAAAGAGGGACCCATTGCACTCTGTGGTGGCTTTGGGTCACTCATCAGGCAGATGGAGATGTCAAATGTCTCCGCTGGCCTGCAGAACCCCAGGTCTTCTGTCACTCAGGCATCACCTTGGTCCGTGGGTAGGTTAGCACCTTTGTTTACACAAGAAGAGCttgaaggggaggagaaaaaaggcagaagcaaAGACTCACCAATCACCAGTGCTGGGCTACAGCTCCATGGGTTGCTGGAGTCAGAATAGGATGAGCTGGATCTCTAGCCATTTCCTTCTCATGACTATGTAGTATCTATCTTAATTGTATTGGCATTCAGCCACAGTTCCTCTCCTACCGCCTGGGGCAGGGCATAGCCTGGACGCCACAAACTCAACTAGCACCACAAGGAACAAAGCCAACCATTTATCCACATGCTCCTGGGGAAGAAAGCATTTGAACCTGTCTGAGATTCAAGAGCATTAACCCCGGTTTTCCTCCAGACTCCAGCATTTGGACTCCAGCCTCATTCACCAGGCCTGGGAGAAATCCCATCCCACGCCAtctgggctgggctgctgaAGAAATGGGGAGCAGAGCATCTCAACAGCAATGTGGGGCTGGGACCAGCCGGGTGGACAAGGGCTGAGCCTTCTTCTGCTCCCCTCTGCCAGGATCCTGCATCATGTCTGGCTGCCTTTGCTCTGGTGTCCTGTGGACACAAGGTATGTCAAAGCAAGTGGTGGGGATGTGTATGACAGCTGGGGGAGATGGGGAGGCGGTAGCTAAGGAGACCTGGTATTGCTGTGGAGAGAAGAGTATTgcagtgcagggacagggcaCGTATCTGTGTGaactccagccctgctgccagcatgGATCTTTATTGACAGGGGAGCTGCACAGATGTCATAGCATCTCCTCCCTCAATCCCACTGCCCCTCTGCCTTCACAGCCCTCAAGCCTGGTGTGTGGCCCCATCCAGGGTCATGAGgccagtgctgagcacagagTAGAGGCCTGGGGAAGAGTTGATTTATAGAAAGCTATAGGCACAGATAGCCAGGCCAGGCATCTCTAACACCCATATCAGGTGTCTCGTGTCCCCATCTCTTTGTGCCCACAGTTTGTACCCTGTTCCTTCACAGCAGTCACACATGGGGCCTCTCGGAGCCTCTTGTTATTGCCCAGACTCTCTTACCCTGACACTGTGCAGCATCCACCACCATCTGTTAAGTGGCTGAAAAATTAAGattcttaattaaaaattaactaaTTATGGTATTTGGATTGAAACTCCCTGCTTTTGGAGAGATGGGACACTACTGCTCGAACTCCAGCTAGCTTTGCAGTGAAAGTGCAGTGAGCACAGAGGTCAGGCTGATGTGAGGAAGGCTCCAGATATTTCCACAGCGCAAACTCCTAGGCAGAAGGCTGTGGATGAAGGGCTGCCACACCTGGGGCTTTTTCAGAGATCAGCCTGTGCAGTGGGAAATCATCTCCCAGCCTGTCACCTTCAATCCAGGCTGCATGTGCTGCGATATCTTCTGTGTGCTACCTGGCTGCTTTTATATCAGTACAACTCGTAAAGCATGCAAAGGCTGTCAAGCTGTCATGTTATCTTTTCCGTTTGAGCAGCACCACAGGCTCTGAGGGAGGGCAGGACATCTTATATACCCAGCAACAGCAGCGTGGTTCAGCGTTAACatttgtgctgtgctgtgtaaaaaagaaaatacaacaaaaggaAGAGCAGTACAGCAGCATAATGAACCACATATAAGCAGAAGCAATCACACAAAATGTAAAGGTGTTTTAAGACAGAATGGGTGTTAAAATATCAGTCATCCCCCTGCGCTACCGAAAGCTCAGAGCACCCGggtggtgctggaggaggaggaggaggaggtgcatGTTGTGCTCTTCACATTAAGGGTGTGTTATTCCCAAAGTTAGCTTCAAGTTAAGCTCTTGTGCAGGCATTCACAGCGGCAGCCTGCCTGAGGTAAAGCTTGCTGAAAGCATGAGCTCTGACCTGCCCTCATGGTGCTACTCACGAGATGATCTGTCCTGAAATATTTAATGGAGCTGGACACGGGGAAATCTATTGGTCTCTCTCATGAAAGCTTTTCTTATGAGAAGCTTTGGCGGGACAGCAGCACTTTATCTATTATCATTATATTTTAGGAGAGATAATAGAAGTTTAAGCCATATTAAATGCCACTGCCGTCTGACTTATATTGCTCTGTCTCATCCTTCCATAATTCCATCTGAACacctattttctttcaaaatctatCAGAAGTTGCAGCTTTACCCTGTTGGTGAGACCTTGTTTCCTtcctccctgttttttttttttcctcctttacaTTTCACAGACTCCTACCAAGAGTGTCTGACACTTTGCCTTTCAGGGCAGCCTTCTAATTGCCAATGTAAGTGGCAAGTCAGGTGCCCAATCCACATCCCGGCAAAGGTGATAATCAGGGGAGTTCCTCAGGCTTTGGCTTCAAACAGCTGGAGTCTGGGAGAGGGGAATCCAGGTAAACAGAAGGGGGGAGGCAGAGATCCTGCAGGACTTTGATATTTTTAGAGAAGCCTCTTAAAGAGTCTCAGCATCTCCTATGTTTTGCCATTGATTTAACACGAAATTAGCTCCTGTGCAAAGTGCTGTGTTTGCAGCCAGGGCCTGAACTTCTCTGTCCATTGCTGGAGCAGGTACAGGAGAGCAGCCTGCACAACTCCAGCACCGTTAAGAATAAAAAGCTAATCACATCTGCTACCTTCAGGCCTATGGTCCAAGGCCACAGGGGCACTCAAGAGCTGCAGAGTGGGCACTGGGATTCCCTATGACAAATCTGGCAGCTACGCAACAGTCAAGAAGCAGTTTTTAACCATGCAGGGAATAGTTACCTGGAGATCCTGGGCGCTGGAAAGTTGTGTCATCAGTCCACAGCTCTCAGTACTCTTTTTAATGCTTGCTGAAGcagacatttttattatttttctacaAAGCAAGGTAGTAATTTTGTTTCCTAATATTTAtttgtggttttctgtttgtatttgtCCTCCTCCTAACTTTCTCAGTGATGATAAACGTTCCCCTTTGAAACCCCAAACAGCTGTATTCCCTTAAAGAGTGTGTTTTCTATTTGCTGAAAATGTATGCAATCACATTGCAACTTCCACCTCTGACTGCCAGCATCCAGCTCAGCTCAGTGACTCTGTCTCCCTTTGGGGGTCTCAGCTAGTTACCTTGTGCTGGGTACAACATCGCACAGACCATAAGGTACCATCCATAAGCACCAGACATCCAAGGATGTTTTTATTAAGCAGATACTTTGCAAGCTGATTGTCTTTTTATAAACACTGCTCTTCCTTCTGTACCGTTCCCAGGAGGTCTTTCAAGAGTTTCTCGTTCCCTTTCACACCTCCAAGCTTTATGAAATTCCCGATTGCTTGTGCCTGCTCACAGACACGTGGCGACCacagcagggagaagcaggacacacagcccagcagcacgCTGCTTGGGCTGGCACAGTTGATGGCTCTAAATCCAGACTAGCCATCCTGGATTagccagctcctgcctgagcTGTAGCAGTGCTGGAAGGCAGCAGTGCCACACAGGCCCTCCTCCACAGCTGAAAGAGGTCAGAGGAGTTGTCACCTCTTCACTTTCAAGGTGTGTTAATCTGCAAAGCCACCCTAATTGCTCAGCTGTAACTGAAAGCAAAGTGGAAGGTGAGGTGGCTGTGTTAATTATCTAGGCTGCAGTCTTTAACATCTCCTGTTCAATGTTTTGGAAGAACCTTTTAAGATATAAAAATAGCACCTTCCGGAGAGTAGGCATCCACCGCCACAAACAAACCTTTAAAATGTCAACGTTCTCCAGGAAACAAAATCTCAGAAAAGAATGAATTTCAGGCAGATCAAAATGAGCAGTTCTGGCTGTTTGTGGCACAGGCAGAGTGACGTGAATGGGACTTCATCTCCCCACTCTGCAGGAGCACTGTACgcacagcacagcctctgggcaggTGTTTTGACCAAAGGGCTGAGGGTTCCATCTGCGCTGCTGAAACTGGACACTTCCTCGCTGCTAGTTCAGTGCcacctacagtagcaagtacAGAAGGTGTCAGAAAACCAAAGGCAGAAATTTCTGCTTGCTGGAGCCAAGTGCTGTTTAGGCCAAAACACCAAAATGGCTTTTTAGTAACTTGTTTGTTTGTCCATGTAGCAGAGGATGGTGTAGGCGAGGAAAATGGGAAAGGAGCCCTTTGGCTGAAGGCTGCCAGCTCTTgctgtgtctgctgctgctgatcttTCTAAACTTCCACACGGTATTTCCCTCCATGACCTGCCCTGTTCCTTGCTAGTTTTTTTGTGCATTACATCTACTTGTATTTCTTTCCAGAGTATAGATGAATCTGTGTGAGGTGAGGAAAAGCTCTCCCTCTCAGTTTTGTTCCAGTGTTTTTGCTAATaaattgttttcagtgggtAACTCTGAAATGCAAGAGAAACACAAGTCAGTGCTCTACATCTTCTGGATGtttgaaataaatgcatttcaaaTGACACTTCAGAAGAATTCTGCAAGTCACACCACTTGCTTGTTGGGGAAGTGTTTGTGTGGGAGCATGAACCTTTTCTCTAGAAAGATGTTAACAGTTTTGGTgcatttaaaaccagaaacacttctgaaatccaaagctgctttctttttttgggaaataaaaaagaaagagaaggataGAGGCAGGGTACTGCAAACTGCAGCGATTAGAATGGTTTCAGTTTATATTCTTGGTCTTTTTACTGGTAGTTGTTGGTTTTATTCTTTAAGAATGCTTCAAGCACTTCACctgcttctttctgttctgttgaAGGATCAGCCCAAGACATGTTTTTTTATCCAGCCCTTTTCAGAAGCCTGCCCTGGGGACAGATGAAAGCCCAGCCTTGCCAGTGAGTGCCTGTACAGCTCTCCGGACAAGGAAGTGCTCAAGGCTGACCCTTTACACAGGCACATCCCAGAGCAAGGGATAAACAATTTGGAGCCAAACAACTTGCAAATAAAGGCTCCAAGATGTGGAACTGGTTCAAGGTACATGCTAGCTGTTCTCTTAACACAAATGTAGgacatttcttttaattctg from the Colius striatus isolate bColStr4 chromosome 2, bColStr4.1.hap1, whole genome shotgun sequence genome contains:
- the LOC104562414 gene encoding left-right determination factor 1, translated to MDARVTRMLYVLCLIITVQAFTQEGFKEVLLKQLGLSEVPTFHKRDLVDLVIPDHVTNRYISMLKRHRVKRRALPSLAGILRGTPGNAEAFYSDSTTRQHLIFDMEGRIPKNSEVTMAELKLFKKPLDRANLPVKQPHRPVSNARVSVYWVQRHHDGTNRTSLIDSRLVPIRESGWRNFDVTQAVHYWLRNKRREPMFLEVWIEGERAGSHASEMAKAVHFTSQDPKDKALGKPELVLYTLDLEDYGGPGDCPEEAVAGKFTCCRQKHYISFRELSWAQHWIIEPAGYQAYRCSGGCRQPPSLLRRFGYRERTCAVAETSPLPMIYLVKRGNRTEIQVAEFPNMVVEKCSCVTNGVALV